The Silvibacterium dinghuense DNA window CCTTTGCCTGCTGTACTTCGCCGGAACCGGAGACGAATTTGGTAATCAGCTTCGGTTCGGAGGTGCGTCCGTGGCCGAGCGTGCCCGAGACATCGTAAAAATGGCCGGTGTGTGCGTCAGGGTTGATGGTGCCATGGTCGGCCATCAGGTGCGCCTCGTCCGGGCCGCCGTCGATGTGCAGATGGCCGTTGCCGACGATCTCGCCAGTGTCCTGGTTGTAGGTCGCCCGGTCGGCGGAGATGATGTAGTCCTTGTAATGAATGACGACGTGGCCGAGGAGCGTGTAAACGCCGCCGCTGTCGGCTTTCACGTAAGTCTGCGAATCCGCCTGGATGCGCACCGGTATGCCCTGCGGGGGCGGCGGAACGACATGGGCCTCAGGAATCTGGCTCTCGACGCTGGCGTCTTCCGGGAGCGCGGAACTATCCGAAACAGGGGTTTTTACGGCGGAAGAGGGCGTGGAAGCGGACGATGAGGAGAGAGCCGTCCCGCCAAGGGGAAACTGCTTCGTCAACGCCTGCGACCAAAGCTGCGAGTGACACAGCAGGAGCAGCATGGTACACAAAAAAGTGCGGGCTCTCATCGCGAGGGACTTCTCAAGGATAGCAAAGGCTGTGCCGGGAGAAATCAGCGCGAAAACAGTTCGCCGCTCTGGCTCGAAGTTTCGTTCTCTCGCCGACATTGGACTGCAACCAGTGAACCGTACTCGTGTCTCCAGCCTCGTTTCCTCTCTTTACCGATGCGCATCGCCACTTACAGCAGACGTGCTTACGCCGGGATTTGTCGCGGTCCAGGCAGCCGGATGCGGGACCGAAAGAAATGAGGAGGAACGTTGAGCGCTTCCACGAGCCCCATACAGACTGAGCCCGTGCTGGCATCCGTGCCGGACTGGAAACAGGAAGTCAATGCACGCTTGCAGGCACACCGTACGCGCCGGGTCCGTGACGAGGGCAGCAATCAGCCTCCACTGCCTGGCATGGAGACTTCGGCGGCCTCGCGCGCGGCGCGGGTAGCGGCCCGCGTTGCCGAGCGTTATTCCAAGGCTCCGACCTACAGCGAAATGCTGGCCGCCGAAGCCGCTGCCGCGGCTCGTGCTGCGGAGGCTGCCGCCGAGGCTGCACGCCAGGCACATACCGCCGCGCAGGCCATCCTCGCCGGGCTTGATCTCACGCCTGCCGAGTATGAAGCCTCGCATGCCGAGCTCCAGTGGCCGGCTGAGCCGGCGGAGATCGTTCAGATGCCGCTGCCCGAAGCGGCCTATAGCGCGCCGGCGGCCGCTGTGGATCACACTCCGGTCATGAGCCATGCCGTTCTGGATGAACCGGTGGTGAGCACCCCCATCGATTACCGTATCGATCCCGGCTCGCTGCCGCAGGCGCCGCAGGGCCCTGCCCGCGGCATGCAGAACCGCACCGTCGAGCCCTCGCGTCCACAGCGGACGGAAGACTATCCGACGCACATCGAAGATCCCTTTGCGGAGGCCTTTGTGGCCGATGCGCAGCCGCTGCCGGCCAAGCTCATCGAGTTTCCCCGTGAACTGGTGGCGACGCGCAAGGCGCGTCCACGGCTGGCCGAGGGGCCGCTGCGCGAAGAGGCCGAGCCCGAAGGTGCCCAGTTACGCATCTTTGAGGTCGAGCCGGAGAGCATCTCACATGAGGTGATGACCCAGGAAAGCGTGCAACAGACGCTGCCCGAGTGGCACTCCATCCAGCTCGATGCTCATCCGGAGCCGGAAGCGGAGCCGCGCCCGCTCGGCCGTCAACCGCGTACCGCTCCGGAAGCGCAGACTCGTGCCGGACAGGCGTATTCTGCCCTGATGGAGATGCTTCCCCTGCACGTTGCCCCGATGCAGGACCGGCTCATGGCGGCGCTGGTAGACCTGGCGCTGGTCTCGATTGCCTTTCTGCTCTTCGTGCTGGTGTTTGTGGCTTCGACGCCGCATCTGCCCGTGGGCAAGCCCGCCGTTGCAGCAGCCGGCGGTGTGCTGGTGGTCTTTTTCGTGATCTACCAGTGGCTGTTTTTCAGCTTTTCCGAGGGCACGCCGGGGATGCAGTACGCGAAGATCGCGCTCTGCACCTTCGAGGACGAGAACCCGACCCGCAAGGAGATGCGGGGCCGCATCGCGGCGCTGCTGCTCTCTGCGCTGCCGCTGGGCATGGGCTTTCTCTGGGCTGTGCTCGACGATGACCGGCTGACCTGGCACGACCGCATTACCCGGACCTACCAGCGCAGCTACCGGTAAGGCAGGGTGTGGGGTATAGGGTGTAGGGTGTAGAAAAAAACCGGGTGCCTTGCTCAGCTTTGCCTGAGCAAGGCACCCGGTTTTTTCTGTGCGGGGTTCTGTGTACCCCTCCCAGGCAACACCTGCCCGAGTGGGCCACCGTCGGGGTTCTGTCCGAGCCAGGTTTTTCTATACCCTACCCCCTACACCCTATACCCTGCTTTTCTAGCATCGGGTGCCGAGCAGGGCGACTGCGGCTGCTCCCACCACCGAGAGGGAAGGATCTTCGGGGAGCACCTCGAGCGTGTAGCTCTGGAGCGGGCTCATCTTGACCATGTCCCACAGGTGTTCTTTCACGCGCTTCAGGTCGAGGCGCTGGATGTCGCGCCCGGTGAAGTAGAAGCGGCCCGGGCCTTCGAGGTGAATCTGCGATGCCGTGGCCGCGGCCAGC harbors:
- a CDS encoding RDD family protein; this encodes MSASTSPIQTEPVLASVPDWKQEVNARLQAHRTRRVRDEGSNQPPLPGMETSAASRAARVAARVAERYSKAPTYSEMLAAEAAAAARAAEAAAEAARQAHTAAQAILAGLDLTPAEYEASHAELQWPAEPAEIVQMPLPEAAYSAPAAAVDHTPVMSHAVLDEPVVSTPIDYRIDPGSLPQAPQGPARGMQNRTVEPSRPQRTEDYPTHIEDPFAEAFVADAQPLPAKLIEFPRELVATRKARPRLAEGPLREEAEPEGAQLRIFEVEPESISHEVMTQESVQQTLPEWHSIQLDAHPEPEAEPRPLGRQPRTAPEAQTRAGQAYSALMEMLPLHVAPMQDRLMAALVDLALVSIAFLLFVLVFVASTPHLPVGKPAVAAAGGVLVVFFVIYQWLFFSFSEGTPGMQYAKIALCTFEDENPTRKEMRGRIAALLLSALPLGMGFLWAVLDDDRLTWHDRITRTYQRSYR